A window of Rhizobium tumorigenes contains these coding sequences:
- a CDS encoding FGGY-family carbohydrate kinase, whose translation MADAGQDILVGIDAGTSVIKAVAFDLAGRQIASASVANRYNSGQDGSATQPLARTWDECAAALRGLGEKVPELAARTAAVAVTAQGDGTWLVGADDAPVGDAWIWLDARAAPTVRKLVGASGERTRFETTGTGLNTCQQGAQMAHMSATAPELLDRAEVALHCKDWLYLNLTGVRATDPSEACWTFGDFRSRSYDDGVIAALGLSSRRHLLPEIIDGTEVTHPLTVAAAAATGLRQGTPVSLGYVDMVMTGMGAGVWTGDLYAACTVIGSTGVHMRPVKTADAQLNAEGTGYIMALPVPGMVTQMQTNMAATLNLDWILHVAADLIGEGGTAPSHAEMVARIDNWMAASRPGAVLYHPYISEAGERGPFVNASARAGFIGLNAGHRYPDLLRSVIEGLGMAARDCYVAMGALPRELRLTGGAARSKALGGVLAAATGASVRVSAREEAGAAGAAMMAAVAVGVYPDMNACIAEWVTPLLGAGTAPDPSLVPVYDRTFPAYRQAREALEPIWDMLAAQQAPAA comes from the coding sequence ATGGCTGATGCCGGACAGGACATCCTCGTCGGCATCGATGCCGGCACCTCGGTGATCAAGGCCGTGGCGTTCGATCTTGCCGGACGGCAGATTGCCTCGGCATCGGTCGCAAACCGCTATAATTCGGGACAGGACGGTTCGGCGACGCAACCGCTTGCCCGGACCTGGGACGAATGTGCCGCCGCACTCCGGGGACTTGGCGAAAAGGTGCCGGAGCTTGCCGCGCGGACTGCTGCAGTCGCCGTAACGGCACAGGGGGATGGCACCTGGCTGGTGGGCGCTGACGATGCCCCGGTCGGAGACGCCTGGATCTGGCTCGACGCGCGCGCCGCGCCGACGGTCAGAAAGCTGGTCGGCGCATCCGGAGAGCGGACGCGCTTCGAGACCACCGGAACCGGCCTCAACACCTGCCAGCAGGGCGCACAGATGGCTCACATGTCTGCCACTGCGCCGGAGCTGCTCGACCGCGCCGAAGTGGCTCTGCATTGCAAGGACTGGCTCTATCTCAATCTCACCGGCGTTCGTGCCACGGACCCATCCGAAGCTTGCTGGACCTTCGGCGATTTTCGAAGCCGCTCCTACGATGACGGGGTAATCGCGGCGCTGGGGCTTTCATCGCGACGGCATCTGCTGCCGGAAATCATCGACGGGACCGAGGTGACGCATCCGCTGACGGTAGCAGCCGCCGCCGCAACCGGCCTTAGGCAGGGCACGCCCGTCAGTCTCGGCTATGTCGACATGGTGATGACCGGCATGGGTGCAGGCGTCTGGACCGGCGACCTCTATGCCGCCTGCACGGTCATCGGCTCGACCGGCGTCCACATGCGCCCGGTCAAAACAGCCGATGCGCAACTGAATGCCGAAGGAACGGGCTATATCATGGCGCTGCCGGTGCCGGGCATGGTGACGCAGATGCAGACCAACATGGCAGCGACGCTCAACCTTGACTGGATCCTGCACGTGGCCGCCGACCTGATCGGCGAGGGCGGCACTGCACCTTCCCACGCAGAGATGGTCGCCCGCATCGACAACTGGATGGCGGCGAGCCGGCCGGGAGCCGTTCTCTATCACCCCTACATTTCCGAAGCCGGGGAAAGAGGCCCGTTCGTCAACGCTAGCGCACGCGCCGGTTTCATCGGGCTGAATGCCGGACATCGTTATCCCGATCTCCTGCGCAGCGTTATCGAGGGTCTCGGCATGGCAGCGCGCGATTGCTACGTGGCGATGGGTGCACTGCCGCGCGAGTTGCGGCTGACGGGCGGTGCTGCCCGTTCCAAGGCACTGGGCGGCGTGCTTGCTGCCGCTACCGGCGCTAGTGTCCGCGTCTCGGCGCGCGAGGAGGCCGGGGCTGCCGGTGCGGCGATGATGGCGGCGGTGGCCGTCGGCGTCTACCCTGACATGAACGCCTGCATCGCCGAATGGGTCACGCCCTTGCTCGGTGCGGGTACAGCACCGGACCCGTCGCTGGTGCCGGTCTACGACCGGACGTTTCCAGCCTATAGGCAGGCGCGCGAGGCACTCGAGCCCATATGGGACATGCTCGCGGCCCAGCAGGCGCCGGCTGCATGA
- a CDS encoding sugar-binding transcriptional regulator translates to MARFADKRDNEDSLAVRAAWLHYAAGLTQSEVANRLGITSVKAHRLIARANQNGAVKVTIEGDIAECVTLERRLESDYGLTYAEVVPDLHEQGLPLKALGMAGAGFLQREIENFHGGVIGIGHGRTLAAAVKEMARLDAGRVRFVSLLGGVTRNYAANPHDVMHRLTEKTGAAAYVMPIPLFANTMEDREVLLSQRGVREIFELAAGADPMVVGIGTVEPDAQLVASHMIEAAEIAEVRELGGVGEVLGHFFDKTGKALETSLSARTLSPGLDAMKGRRIVAIAGGKNKVGAIAAVMKSGLLSGLITDERTAQALLRDNLA, encoded by the coding sequence ATGGCGCGATTTGCCGACAAGCGCGACAATGAAGACAGCCTCGCCGTGCGCGCGGCCTGGCTTCATTACGCTGCCGGCCTGACGCAATCCGAAGTCGCCAACCGCCTCGGCATCACCAGTGTTAAAGCACATCGGCTGATCGCGCGCGCAAACCAGAACGGTGCCGTGAAGGTGACGATCGAAGGCGACATCGCCGAATGCGTGACACTCGAGCGCCGGTTGGAGAGCGACTACGGCCTCACCTACGCGGAAGTGGTTCCTGATCTCCATGAACAGGGGTTGCCTCTCAAGGCACTCGGCATGGCCGGGGCCGGCTTTCTGCAGCGCGAGATCGAGAACTTCCACGGCGGCGTGATAGGCATCGGCCATGGCCGGACGCTGGCGGCGGCCGTGAAGGAAATGGCCCGCCTCGATGCCGGCCGGGTACGGTTCGTATCGTTGCTCGGCGGGGTGACACGAAACTATGCGGCAAACCCGCATGATGTGATGCATCGCCTGACCGAGAAGACGGGGGCAGCTGCCTACGTCATGCCGATCCCGCTGTTTGCCAACACCATGGAGGATCGCGAGGTTCTCCTGTCGCAACGCGGCGTGCGCGAGATTTTCGAACTTGCGGCAGGCGCCGATCCGATGGTCGTCGGCATCGGCACCGTCGAGCCGGACGCGCAGCTGGTGGCGTCGCATATGATCGAGGCGGCGGAGATCGCTGAAGTCCGCGAACTCGGCGGCGTCGGCGAGGTGCTCGGGCATTTCTTCGACAAGACTGGCAAGGCGTTGGAGACATCGCTGTCGGCGCGAACATTGTCGCCGGGTCTTGATGCCATGAAGGGCCGGCGTATCGTCGCGATTGCCGGCGGCAAGAACAAGGTCGGGGCGATCGCGGCGGTGATGAAAAGCGGATTGCTGAGCGGACTGATCACTGACGAACGCACGGCGCAAGCACTGCTGCGAGATAACCTGGCCTGA
- a CDS encoding DUF2291 family protein, which yields MSNLVGTSIPNPPKPRLGLIIGSVAIVVLVAAMAFDTKVVKIGSEAGAQPNAFSPETFGSTEFPKIQAAIEKRAVSADTLATAIAANKDAAAKQYGVPGGVGPEISVKFTGVVGAAKSGIYTVAVPGVPSTVTIRVQTGPAINGTDLRDSTGTVTFDQFTNQIEYQNAGSALNKEMKAQVLSKIDAANLTGKTVSVVGVFQLINPNSWLVTPAKLDVQ from the coding sequence ATGAGCAATCTGGTCGGTACCTCGATACCCAATCCTCCCAAGCCCCGCCTCGGCCTGATCATCGGTTCCGTCGCCATTGTCGTGCTGGTCGCTGCCATGGCGTTCGATACCAAGGTTGTGAAGATCGGCTCCGAGGCGGGCGCGCAGCCCAATGCGTTCTCGCCCGAGACATTCGGTTCGACCGAGTTTCCGAAGATCCAGGCGGCGATCGAGAAGCGGGCAGTCAGCGCTGACACCCTGGCGACCGCAATTGCAGCGAACAAGGACGCGGCGGCCAAGCAGTATGGCGTGCCCGGTGGCGTAGGGCCGGAGATTTCAGTCAAATTCACCGGCGTCGTCGGTGCTGCCAAATCCGGCATCTATACGGTTGCGGTTCCCGGTGTTCCGAGCACGGTGACGATCCGTGTCCAGACTGGCCCGGCGATCAACGGCACCGACCTGCGCGATTCCACTGGTACCGTGACCTTCGACCAGTTTACCAACCAGATCGAGTACCAGAATGCCGGCTCGGCGCTGAACAAGGAAATGAAGGCGCAGGTGCTTTCCAAGATCGACGCAGCAAATCTTACCGGCAAAACCGTGTCGGTCGTCGGCGTCTTCCAGCTCATCAACCCTAATAGCTGGCTTGTCACGCCGGCCAAGCTGGATGTCCAATGA
- a CDS encoding sugar ABC transporter ATP-binding protein: MSAALKPAPQNGDIVLSAHNVAKSYGNVHALKGVNFDIRRGKVTTLFGENGAGKSTLMKILSGVVTPTSGDIVLDGERVVFNSSTDARDRGISIIHQELSLAPNLSIRDNIFMGREIRGPMGVDFAEEARQVKALMADLNEDIDPMTRVEELRLGQQQIVEIARALSVDSRILIMDEPTSALSATEVEVLFKVIRDLTSRGVSIVYISHHLEEALQITDYAVVLRDGAMTAKADVKDIDLEWIVRNMVGENFDLGSPPSGYEFGDVALSVSGVSVADASGTGYSVVDNLSLDVRAGEIVCIYGLMGAGRTELLECVAGRVPSTGGKVMLEGQDVSKLSIADRIGRGLALVPEDRQRDGLVQTMSVGTNLSLASIGTFVKGMLLSHSREKTLIDDSIRNVHIKTAGGGAPIGSLSGGNQQKVVIGKILATHPRVILLDEPSRGIDIGAKAEVFKLLAERAAQGLAVVFSTSEVSECLSIAHRIIVMSKGRISAQFGSDATKEQIMAASGEAVIEQ, encoded by the coding sequence ATGAGCGCCGCACTCAAGCCCGCACCGCAGAACGGAGACATCGTTCTTTCGGCGCATAACGTCGCCAAGTCCTATGGTAACGTTCATGCCCTCAAGGGTGTAAACTTCGATATTCGTCGCGGCAAGGTGACGACGCTGTTCGGCGAAAACGGCGCCGGCAAGTCGACGCTGATGAAGATCCTGTCAGGCGTCGTGACGCCGACCTCCGGCGATATCGTGCTCGATGGCGAACGCGTGGTGTTCAATTCCTCGACCGATGCCCGCGACCGTGGCATCTCCATCATCCACCAGGAACTCAGCCTGGCGCCCAATCTGAGCATCCGCGACAATATCTTCATGGGTCGCGAGATCAGAGGCCCGATGGGTGTCGATTTCGCCGAGGAAGCCCGCCAGGTCAAGGCGCTGATGGCGGATCTCAACGAGGATATCGATCCGATGACCCGCGTCGAGGAGCTCAGGCTCGGGCAACAGCAGATCGTCGAGATCGCCCGTGCCCTTTCCGTCGATTCCCGCATCCTGATCATGGACGAGCCGACATCGGCGCTGAGCGCAACCGAGGTCGAAGTGCTGTTCAAGGTCATCCGCGATCTTACCAGCCGTGGCGTATCCATCGTCTACATTTCCCATCATCTCGAGGAAGCGCTGCAGATTACCGACTATGCCGTGGTGCTGCGCGATGGAGCGATGACGGCCAAGGCTGACGTCAAGGACATCGACCTCGAATGGATCGTCCGCAACATGGTCGGCGAAAACTTCGATCTCGGTTCGCCGCCATCGGGCTACGAGTTTGGCGATGTCGCGCTTTCGGTCAGCGGCGTTAGCGTCGCTGATGCCTCGGGTACCGGCTATTCCGTGGTCGACAACCTGTCGCTGGACGTGCGTGCCGGCGAGATCGTCTGCATCTACGGCCTGATGGGCGCCGGTCGTACCGAGTTGCTCGAATGCGTTGCAGGTCGCGTCCCGTCAACCGGCGGTAAGGTGATGCTCGAAGGCCAAGACGTGTCGAAGCTCAGCATCGCAGATCGCATCGGTCGCGGGTTGGCGCTCGTTCCCGAAGATCGCCAGCGGGACGGTCTCGTCCAGACGATGTCGGTCGGTACCAACCTGTCGCTCGCCAGCATCGGCACTTTCGTCAAGGGCATGCTGCTGTCGCACAGCCGCGAAAAGACGCTGATCGACGATTCCATCCGCAATGTCCACATCAAGACGGCAGGCGGCGGCGCGCCGATCGGCTCGTTGTCCGGCGGCAACCAGCAGAAGGTCGTCATCGGCAAAATTCTCGCCACCCATCCCCGCGTCATCCTCCTCGACGAGCCCAGCCGAGGCATCGACATCGGCGCCAAGGCCGAGGTCTTCAAGTTGCTCGCCGAACGGGCAGCGCAGGGTCTTGCAGTGGTGTTTTCGACCTCGGAAGTCTCGGAATGCCTGAGCATCGCCCACCGCATCATCGTGATGAGCAAGGGCAGGATCTCGGCGCAGTTCGGGTCCGACGCAACAAAAGAGCAGATCATGGCCGCCTCTGGCGAAGCGGTGATCGAACAATGA
- a CDS encoding ABC transporter permease — MSEAGPSRATTKPGLFSGGFDLGRLLLEGRAFFALILIIVVFSMLSPYYFSTANFLTMASHVAIFGILAVGMLLVILNGGIDLSVGSTLGLSGCIAGFMMQGITLKVFGVILFPPVWVVAVLACCLGALVGLVNGVLIARFKVPAFVATLGVMYMVRGVALLMTNGLTYNNLGGKPELGNTGFDWLGFNRLAGVPLGVVVLVVIAFLVSVMLNRSAFGRWLYASGGNERAAELSGVPVKRVQILVYVLSGVCASIAGLILSSQLTSAGPTAGTSYELTAIAAVVIGGAALTGGRGNIRGTLLGAFVIGFLSDGLVIIGISSYWQTVFTGAVIVLAVLLNAIQYSRRAKKPVSTGGQTTSPQLGGKA, encoded by the coding sequence ATGAGCGAAGCTGGTCCATCCCGCGCAACCACCAAGCCAGGCCTCTTCAGCGGCGGCTTCGACCTTGGCCGCCTGCTGCTCGAGGGGCGCGCCTTCTTCGCGTTGATCCTCATCATCGTCGTCTTCTCGATGCTTTCGCCCTATTACTTCTCGACCGCCAACTTCCTGACGATGGCCTCGCACGTCGCCATCTTCGGCATTCTCGCGGTCGGCATGCTGCTGGTCATCCTGAACGGCGGCATCGATCTTTCGGTCGGGTCGACGCTCGGCCTGTCCGGTTGCATCGCCGGCTTCATGATGCAGGGCATCACGCTGAAGGTGTTCGGCGTCATCCTGTTTCCCCCGGTCTGGGTCGTCGCCGTGCTGGCCTGCTGCCTCGGCGCGCTCGTCGGGCTGGTCAACGGCGTGTTGATTGCCCGCTTCAAGGTTCCAGCCTTCGTCGCGACGCTCGGTGTCATGTACATGGTGCGCGGCGTGGCGTTGCTGATGACCAACGGCCTCACCTACAACAACCTCGGCGGCAAGCCCGAACTCGGCAACACCGGCTTCGATTGGCTCGGCTTCAACCGGTTGGCCGGCGTGCCACTCGGCGTCGTCGTGCTTGTCGTTATCGCGTTCCTCGTCAGTGTCATGCTCAATCGCTCCGCCTTCGGTCGCTGGCTTTATGCTTCCGGCGGCAACGAGCGGGCAGCCGAACTCTCCGGCGTTCCGGTCAAGCGTGTGCAGATCCTGGTCTACGTGCTTTCCGGCGTATGCGCCTCGATTGCCGGCCTGATCCTGTCCTCGCAGCTGACGTCGGCCGGGCCGACGGCCGGGACATCCTACGAATTGACTGCGATTGCTGCCGTCGTCATCGGCGGCGCGGCGCTCACCGGCGGACGCGGTAATATCCGTGGCACGCTGCTCGGCGCCTTCGTCATCGGCTTCCTGTCCGACGGTCTGGTGATCATCGGCATCTCGTCCTACTGGCAGACGGTTTTCACCGGCGCGGTCATCGTGCTCGCGGTGTTGCTCAATGCCATCCAGTATAGCCGCCGCGCCAAGAAACCCGTCTCGACGGGCGGCCAGACCACTTCTCCGCAACTGGGAGGTAAAGCGTGA
- a CDS encoding D-ribose ABC transporter substrate-binding protein, which yields MLNKTRLLMLSAVVLTGPLMAASSTSAFADGLISIIVNDPANPYWLTEGNVAAAEAKKLGYTSNVGAHKGDTNTESNLIDTAITNKSVAIILDPANASGSVGAVKKAVAANIPVFLVNAEINQAGLAKAQLVSNNAQGAALGAQEWIKAVGDKGKYVELLGAPSDNNAATRSNGYETVLTQYPDLEKVGSDVGNWDRTQGHDKMQNLLQAHPDITGVISGNDEMALGAIAALKEAGKLKGIKVGGFDGSPDAVAAIKAGELQYTVLQPVAVFSAKAVDQADSFLKTGKTGVETEKQLFDCLIINKDNIAKYTAPFTLSE from the coding sequence ATGTTAAACAAGACAAGACTTCTCATGCTGTCGGCTGTCGTTCTCACCGGACCGCTTATGGCCGCATCGTCTACTTCGGCATTCGCCGACGGCCTGATCTCGATCATCGTCAACGACCCGGCCAACCCCTACTGGCTGACCGAAGGCAACGTTGCTGCGGCTGAAGCCAAGAAGCTCGGCTACACCTCGAATGTCGGCGCCCACAAGGGTGACACCAACACCGAGAGCAACCTGATCGATACCGCGATCACCAACAAGTCGGTCGCGATCATTCTCGATCCGGCCAATGCCAGCGGTTCCGTCGGTGCCGTCAAGAAGGCCGTTGCCGCCAACATTCCGGTGTTCCTGGTCAATGCTGAAATCAACCAGGCCGGTCTTGCCAAGGCACAGCTCGTGTCGAACAACGCCCAGGGCGCTGCCCTCGGTGCGCAGGAATGGATCAAGGCCGTTGGCGACAAGGGCAAATACGTCGAACTTCTCGGCGCGCCTTCCGACAACAACGCCGCGACCCGTTCCAACGGCTATGAAACGGTGCTGACGCAGTATCCCGATCTCGAAAAGGTCGGTTCCGACGTTGGCAACTGGGATCGTACCCAGGGTCACGACAAGATGCAGAACCTTCTGCAGGCCCATCCGGACATCACCGGCGTCATCAGCGGCAACGACGAAATGGCTCTCGGCGCGATCGCTGCGCTGAAGGAAGCCGGCAAGCTCAAGGGCATCAAGGTCGGCGGCTTCGACGGTTCGCCGGATGCTGTGGCTGCCATCAAGGCCGGAGAACTGCAGTACACCGTTCTGCAGCCTGTCGCCGTGTTCTCGGCAAAGGCTGTCGACCAGGCAGATTCGTTCCTGAAGACGGGCAAGACCGGTGTCGAAACCGAGAAGCAGCTCTTCGATTGCCTGATCATCAACAAGGACAACATCGCCAAGTACACGGCACCCTTCACCCTGTCCGAGTAA
- a CDS encoding DeoR/GlpR family DNA-binding transcription regulator translates to MADHDDTDETPENPLMQEQVPSDTRLARQLARRQQMTETVMAEGSVRIEDLAERFGISLMTAHRDLDELVSRGILRKTRGIASAAPTSLIESSDVYRSSRQSVEKRALALAAMRFVEPGQAIFFDDSTTVLQMAQFLPSAVPLTVITNSLTLMNDLKGIRDLTLLGLGGQYYNWCNAFMGRMTTHEISQLRADTLFMSMSAITDDIVFHQFLEMVDTKRAMFDSASTRILLADNTKFDRRALHVFSPLTDFDIVIVDDGTPPVHIARMRDKGINVVVAPTRGSSHASALKRYDPQAR, encoded by the coding sequence ATGGCTGACCACGACGATACCGACGAAACGCCAGAAAATCCGCTGATGCAGGAGCAGGTTCCGAGCGACACGCGGCTGGCGCGCCAGCTGGCCCGCCGCCAGCAGATGACTGAGACCGTCATGGCCGAAGGCTCGGTACGCATCGAGGATCTGGCCGAGCGCTTTGGCATCAGCCTGATGACCGCCCACCGCGATCTCGACGAACTCGTCAGCCGTGGTATCCTGCGCAAGACGCGGGGCATCGCCTCGGCGGCGCCGACAAGCCTGATCGAATCCAGCGACGTCTACCGCTCCAGTCGCCAGTCGGTCGAAAAGCGTGCGCTGGCGCTAGCCGCCATGCGCTTCGTCGAGCCAGGACAGGCGATCTTCTTCGACGATTCCACGACTGTGCTGCAGATGGCGCAATTCCTGCCCTCTGCCGTGCCGCTTACCGTCATCACCAACTCGCTGACGTTGATGAACGATCTCAAGGGTATCCGCGACCTGACGTTGCTCGGTCTCGGCGGCCAGTACTACAACTGGTGCAATGCCTTCATGGGCCGCATGACGACCCATGAGATTTCGCAACTGCGGGCCGACACGCTGTTCATGTCGATGTCTGCCATCACCGACGATATCGTCTTTCACCAGTTTCTCGAGATGGTCGATACCAAGCGGGCGATGTTCGATTCCGCCTCCACCCGCATCCTTCTCGCCGACAATACCAAATTCGACCGGCGTGCCCTGCACGTGTTCTCGCCGCTTACCGATTTCGACATCGTTATCGTCGACGACGGTACGCCGCCGGTCCATATCGCCCGCATGCGCGATAAGGGCATCAATGTCGTGGTGGCTCCGACGCGCGGCTCAAGCCATGCATCCGCGCTGAAGCGATACGATCCCCAGGCCCGATAG
- a CDS encoding FGGY-family carbohydrate kinase — translation MPSLLGIDNGLTVTKAVIFDIDGTQLSVARRRVPQSIPRARFVERDMAGLWQATAEAISEAIALSGRPSGDIKAVAATAHGDGIYLLDHDRQPLGPGILSLDSRAGGIVDLWSEGSLFDEALTLTGQVPHASAPSALLAWLKENDPERFGRIGYVLACKDWLRFCLSGTIGTDRTEASTSFTDVRTQAYSTEALRIYGLEQVESALPPIADSSDIVGHVTAGAAALTGLVEGTPVACGLHDVTASALGIGGHVEGVISIVAGTYSINEVVSPAPLTDPRWFCRNAIAPGQWNAMSISPASTANYDWFLDTFCRKEQDAAAAEGGSIHALLATEIDAALQRPSTILFHPYLFGSPYGNLASGSFLGLHGWHDRGDMLKAVLEGIAFNHRTHVDALRDGFPFGQVRLTGGASRNPAFAQMFADILNLPVTVTSTDEPAAFGAALCAGTAIGVYASPQQPHLTVGATSRTYQPDAARSAVFNERFALYSRLAEALKSEWPAIERLGMPTETVA, via the coding sequence ATGCCCAGCTTGCTAGGGATCGACAACGGCCTGACTGTCACCAAGGCAGTCATCTTCGATATCGACGGAACGCAGCTTTCGGTGGCGCGACGCCGGGTGCCGCAGTCGATACCCCGCGCGCGCTTTGTCGAGCGCGATATGGCAGGCCTTTGGCAGGCGACAGCAGAGGCGATATCGGAGGCGATAGCCCTTTCCGGCCGGCCGTCCGGCGACATCAAGGCCGTTGCCGCGACTGCCCACGGCGACGGGATATATCTGCTCGACCACGACCGCCAGCCGCTCGGCCCCGGCATCCTTTCGCTCGATAGCCGCGCTGGAGGGATTGTCGACCTCTGGTCGGAAGGCTCGCTGTTCGACGAAGCGCTGACCCTGACCGGCCAGGTGCCGCATGCATCCGCGCCATCGGCCCTGCTTGCCTGGTTGAAGGAAAACGATCCTGAGCGGTTCGGCCGCATCGGTTACGTCCTCGCTTGCAAGGACTGGCTGCGCTTCTGCCTCTCCGGCACGATCGGCACGGACCGGACCGAAGCAAGCACATCCTTCACCGATGTCAGGACGCAAGCCTATTCGACCGAGGCCTTGCGCATCTACGGGCTGGAGCAGGTGGAAAGTGCCCTGCCGCCCATCGCAGATTCCAGTGATATCGTCGGCCATGTCACGGCCGGGGCCGCAGCTCTTACCGGGCTCGTCGAGGGCACACCCGTTGCCTGTGGCCTGCACGATGTCACTGCTTCGGCGCTCGGCATCGGCGGCCATGTCGAAGGCGTGATCAGCATCGTTGCCGGCACCTATTCGATCAACGAGGTCGTCTCGCCAGCGCCGCTCACCGATCCCCGCTGGTTCTGCCGCAACGCCATTGCGCCCGGCCAATGGAATGCCATGTCGATTTCTCCGGCCTCGACGGCCAACTACGACTGGTTTCTCGACACCTTCTGCCGGAAGGAGCAGGACGCCGCAGCCGCTGAGGGTGGCTCAATTCATGCGCTGCTGGCAACCGAGATCGACGCGGCGCTGCAGCGGCCCTCGACGATCCTCTTCCACCCCTACCTGTTCGGTTCGCCCTACGGCAATCTTGCCAGCGGCAGCTTCCTCGGCCTGCACGGCTGGCACGACCGGGGCGACATGCTGAAGGCGGTGCTGGAAGGGATCGCCTTCAATCACCGTACTCACGTGGATGCCCTCCGCGACGGCTTCCCCTTCGGCCAGGTGCGGCTGACTGGAGGCGCCTCCCGCAACCCGGCGTTCGCCCAGATGTTTGCCGATATCCTGAACCTGCCGGTGACCGTCACCTCGACGGACGAGCCGGCGGCCTTCGGCGCCGCGCTCTGTGCCGGCACGGCCATCGGCGTCTACGCCTCGCCGCAGCAACCGCATCTGACCGTCGGCGCCACCAGCCGGACCTATCAGCCGGATGCCGCCCGCAGCGCCGTGTTCAACGAGCGCTTTGCCCTTTACTCACGCCTTGCCGAAGCCCTGAAATCGGAATGGCCGGCTATCGAGCGGCTGGGCATGCCGACGGAGACCGTCGCGTGA
- a CDS encoding DeoR/GlpR family DNA-binding transcription regulator, whose product MIKADERREEIANYVIKCGQVRIDDLVTHFGVSRMTIHRHIEQLAQQGVLRKLHGAVTVQPSGIYESTFRYRMTVGRAEKDALARAALDYVEAGQVVMLDDSTTASAVAPLLAEIKPLTVITNSVSTAEMLIHVEDMDFISLGGQYHRTYNAFIGLVTENAISRLRADILICSTSAITGTTGFIQDQQVVRVKQAMMAASRRRLLLVDHGKFDRMALHVFDELTVFDAVLVTDGIADATAQKLEQAGVRLKIVRMAS is encoded by the coding sequence GTGATCAAGGCCGACGAGCGGCGCGAGGAAATTGCAAACTATGTCATCAAGTGCGGGCAGGTCCGCATCGATGATCTCGTGACGCATTTCGGCGTGTCGCGGATGACCATTCACCGCCATATCGAGCAGCTGGCCCAGCAGGGCGTGCTGCGAAAGCTGCATGGGGCTGTCACCGTGCAGCCCTCCGGCATCTATGAGAGCACGTTCCGCTACCGCATGACGGTCGGGCGTGCCGAGAAGGATGCACTGGCCCGCGCCGCGCTGGACTATGTCGAGGCCGGACAGGTGGTGATGCTCGACGATTCCACCACGGCCAGCGCCGTGGCGCCGCTGCTGGCCGAGATCAAGCCGTTGACGGTCATCACCAACAGCGTGTCGACCGCCGAGATGCTGATCCATGTCGAGGACATGGATTTCATCTCCCTCGGCGGCCAGTATCACCGCACCTACAACGCCTTCATAGGTCTCGTCACCGAGAATGCGATCTCGCGGCTGCGCGCCGACATCCTGATTTGCTCCACCTCGGCTATCACCGGCACCACCGGGTTCATCCAGGACCAGCAGGTCGTGCGGGTCAAGCAGGCGATGATGGCAGCTTCCCGCCGTAGGCTGCTGCTCGTCGACCATGGCAAATTCGACAGGATGGCCCTGCACGTGTTTGACGAGCTGACGGTCTTCGACGCCGTGCTGGTTACCGACGGCATCGCCGATGCAACAGCGCAAAAGCTTGAACAGGCCGGTGTACGGCTTAAAATCGTAAGGATGGCATCATGA